The following are encoded together in the Drosophila biarmipes strain raj3 chromosome 3L, RU_DBia_V1.1, whole genome shotgun sequence genome:
- the LOC108035394 gene encoding adenylyl cyclase X E isoform X1, translating to MSSPYYQEDVVAYRSLSTIKGLEWRHLKKKCRVLRLETACSRLREMAMISNVGRIMWHIELLMIIHIILILSLARDVVLVSLLPYFVVMVFTPFIMIGSMQDDVSSTMHKVISWLMASFLTFMDIFSDLLGALHRGAAYPIVPNYDHVVLLCIYMALPIAFFKVYSAYVLGFLVSLAYFCFVFYMQYRNDQVSFALLVSYAIYLFILNLIFSFFTVLRDYGLRRSILSRYQLVYQNIVYKTVMKKEKALLESILPRRMVRTLQEEICNRIEDQDKSIAPLMSTSRKLFLEPYPEVTILVADMVNYTHLTTTLEAPQLVEILHDLFVNFDLAANRNRAMRIKFLGDAYNCVAGIPNYFPAHASCCVDQALEMIQITQDISGRRSLAINLRIGVHSGEVFAGIIGHTKWQFDTWSKDVDITNHLETTGMPGLVHVSQRTLSMLDEHYVYMDGTEKARNDPILQKAGIRTYLVSSRLPDTVEPGELDNDYSNASVSSYRFSYTGSYEEIQIKAQREMMKEVEQMTVGNCFLYCKRNRSSKQKAASEEYMFNKRIHLIPGVFRRWKTEWAFHNQPDLMMKYTLLVMFCAGLAILTINWIENANYFDLYVMLGILLLLLILCFLAVFKKLRRQCKRLTPMSQPSFFLSRWLLRISERIEDSLFVRVPLTVLVLLLLYVMSSLAVFSCDVAKLELGIIDAHLHNEKSYAECFGPWTVTYSVVIVLSLLFIILGCPLLIKMTVGLLILGLHLGTIHLYYGFAFERSETTDLNLKADYAHTWYLVAFFIILVLRERHINYLKKASYFMRVCYEETHKQTDDKLRSIKIIMANILPSHVAEVYKVRRPNDQLYSETFSKVAVMFASIENFNADTAGLRILHEIICCFDDLLVNYQMRYKIEKIKVMGWTYMAACGLEADHYADFSIDIPVKRPEADSEARRRSSVLTVHFGSTEDDEMSGETASQPITLVQDAAVLVMTEFALDLLRIMYDLRYNYVFSEYDSFQSGSLKIGISHGPVMAGVVGLAKPHYDIWGHTVNMASRMTSTGLLDNIQVTRHTAKVLRQFNIRCNYRAHTEVKGVGKVPTYLVVIEPNLTFQDHDQASMSMKSSKSMIIDHLPFEPSYDPTKSSTSGEEEAGGEQEDEDQQVEDEDEDELEERQKAGSILVNGDLY from the exons AAGAAGTGTCGAGTTCTCCGCTTGGAGACGGCGTGTTCTCGTCTTCGGGAGATGGCAATGATATCGAATGTGGGGCGAATAATGTGGCACATTGAACTGCTGATGATCATCCACATTATTCTGATACTCTCGTTAGCCAGG GACGTTGTACTGGTGTCATTGCTTCCCTACTTTGTGGTAATGGTATTCACTCCCTTTATTATGATAGGCAGCATGCAGGATGACGTTTCCTCCACGATGCATAAGGTCATCTCTTGGTTAATGGCTTCTTTTCTAACATTTATGG ACATTTTTTCGGACCTCCTGGGAGCCCTCCACCGCGGGGCAGCCTATCCCATAGTGCCCAACTATGATCACGTGGTGCTGCTCTGTATCTACATGGCTCTACCCATTGCCTTCTTTAAGGTCTACTCGGCATACGTCCTGGGTTTTTTGGTTTCCTTGGCTTACTTCTGCTTCGTTTTCTACATGCAGTACCGCAACGATCAAGTTTCGTTTGCCCTGCTCGTCTCCTATGCTATATACCTGTTTATTCTTAACttaatattttcgttttttactGTTCTTCGGGACTACGGTCTTAGACGTTCGATACTGAGTCGCTACCAGTTGGTTTACCAAAACATTGTCTATAAG ACTGTAATGAAAAAGGAAAAGGCTCTGTTGGAGTCGATCCTTCCTCGCAGAATGGTTCGTACTCTGCAGGAGGAAATCTGCAACCGTATCGAAGATCAGGATAAGAGTATCGCTCCCCTCATGTCTACTTCAAG AAAACTCTTCTTGGAGCCCTACCCAGAGGTTACCATTTTAGTGGCTGACATGGTCAACTACACGCATTTGACTACTACCCTGGAGGCACCGCAGCTCGTGGAGATCCTGCACGACCTTTTTGTTAACTTTGACTTGGCTGCGAACCGCAACAGGGCGATGCGGATTAAGTTCCTGGGAGATGCCTACAACTGTGTGGCGGGCATCCCCAACTACTTTCCCGCCCACGCCTCCTGCTGCGTGGATCAGGCCTTGGAGATGATCCAAATCACCCAGGACATTAGCGGCAGGCGTAGCCTGGCCATCAATCTGCGGATCGGGGTGCACTCGGGAGAGGTATTCGCGGGCATCATTGGGCACACCAAGTGGCAGTTCGATACCTGGTCCAAGGACGTGGACATCACCAATCACCTGGAGACTACCGGTATGCCGGGACTGGTGCACGTCTCCCAACGGACACTAAGCATGCTGGACGAGCACTATGTTTACATGGATGGAACCGAGAAGGCTAGGAATGATCCCATCCTGCAGAAAGCTGGAATCCGCACCTATCTGGTCAGCAGCCGACTGCCCGATACAGTGGAACCTGGCGAGCTGGACAATGACTACAGCAACGCCTCCGTATCATCATATCGCTTCAGCTACACCGGATCCTACGAGGAGATCCAGATCAAGGCGCAGCGCGAGATGATGAAGGAGGTGGAGCAAATGACGGTGGGCAACTGTTTCCTCTACTGCAAGCGGAACAGGTCCAGCAAGCAGAAGGCCGCCAGCGAGGAGTACATGTTCAATAAGAGGATCCACCTCATCCCGGGCGTATTCCGTCGCTGGAAGACCGAGTGGGCTTTCCACAACCAGCCCGATCTGATGATGAAGTACACCCTGCTTGTAATGTTCTGCGCCGGACTGGCTATACTAACCATCAACTGGATCGAAAA TGCGAACTATTTCGACCTCTATGTCATGCTTGGAATACTTCTCCTACTGCTGATCCTATGTTTCCTTGCTGTTTTTAAGAAACTGAGGCGGCAATGCAAAAGACTTACGCCCATGTCGCAGCCCTCATTTTTCTTAAGCCGCTGGCTCCTCAGGATCTCGGAGCGCATAGAGGATTCCCTGTTCGTAAGGGTTCCATTGACCGTTCTAGTACTGCTGCTTCTCTACGTCATGTCCTCGCTGGCAGTG TTTTCCTGTGATGTGGCCAAGTTAGAGCTGGGTATTATTGATGCCCACCTGCACAACGAAAAGTCCTATGCCGAATGCTTTGGACCCTGG ACGGTGACTTATTCAGTGGTCATTGTGCTTAGTCTGTTATTTATCATCCTGGGTTGCCCGCTTTTAATCAAGATGACCGTCGGTCTTCTCATCCTGGGGCTCCATCTGGGCACCATCCACCTGTACTATGGATTCGCCTTCGAGCGCTCGGAGACTACTGATCTGAACCTGAAAGCGGACTACGCCCACACCTGGTACCTGGTGGCCTTCTTCATTATTCTAGTATTGCGAGAGCGTCACATCAACTATCTCAAGAAGGCTTCCTATTT CATGCGAGTGTGTTACGAGGAGACCCACAAACAGACCGATGACAAGTTGCGCTCCATCAAGATCATTATGGCCAACATCCTGCCTTCCCACGTGGCCGAGGTGTACAAGGTGCGCCGACCCAATGATCAGCTCTACTCCGAGACCTTCTCCAAGGTGGCCGTGATGTTCGCCTCCATCGAGAACTTCAATGCGGACACGGCGGGTCTGCGTATTCTGCACGAGATCATCTGCTGCTTCGATGACCTTCTGGTCAACTACCAGATGAGGTACAAGATCGAGAAGATCAAGGTCATGGGTTGGACATACATGGCAGCCTGCGGTCTCGAGGCGGACCACTACGCCGACTTCTCGATTGACATCCCAGTCAAGCGACCCGAAGCAGACTCGGAGGCGAGGCGCAGGTCTAGTG TGCTGACTGTGCATTTTGGTAGTACCGAGGACGATGAGATGAGTGGCGAGACGGCCAGCCAGCCGATAACTTTAGTTCAAGATGCCGCCGTCCTGGTGATGACCGAATTCGCCTTGGATTTGCTGCGCATCATGTACGATCTGCGGTACAACTATGTGTTTTCAGAGTACGACTCCTTTCAGTCGGGCAGCCTCAAGATCG GCATCTCCCATGGCCCCGTAATGGCCGGCGTTGTGGGTCTCGCAAAGCCCCACTACGACATCTGGGGCCACACCGTCAATATGGCCTCTCGGATGACCTCCACCGGTCTGCTGGACAACATCCAGGTGACCCGGCACACGGCCAAGGTGCTGCGGCAGTTCAACATCCGCTGCAATTACCGGGCTCATACGGAGGTAAAGGGAGTGGGCAAAGTGCCCACCTACCTGGTGGTCATAGAACCGAATCTCACTTTCCAGGATCACGACCAAGCCAGCATGAGCATGAAGAGTTCGAAGAGCATGATCATCGATCATCTGCCGTTCGAACCGAGCTACGATCCTACCAAGTCCTCCACCTCAGGGGAGGAGGAAGCTGGTGGCGAGCAGGAAGATGAGGATCAGCAGgtggaggacgaggacgaggatgagCTGGAGGAGCGCCAGAAGGCTGGCAGTATCCTCGTCAACGGAGACTTGtattaa
- the LOC108035394 gene encoding adenylyl cyclase X E isoform X2 → MSSPYYQEDVVAYRSLSTIKGLEWRHLKKKCRVLRLETACSRLREMAMISNVGRIMWHIELLMIIHIILILSLARDVVLVSLLPYFVVMVFTPFIMIGSMQDDVSSTMHKVISWLMASFLTFMDIFSDLLGALHRGAAYPIVPNYDHVVLLCIYMALPIAFFKVYSAYVLGFLVSLAYFCFVFYMQYRNDQVSFALLVSYAIYLFILNLIFSFFTVLRDYGLRRSILSRYQLVYQNIVYKTVMKKEKALLESILPRRMVRTLQEEICNRIEDQDKSIAPLMSTSRKLFLEPYPEVTILVADMVNYTHLTTTLEAPQLVEILHDLFVNFDLAANRNRAMRIKFLGDAYNCVAGIPNYFPAHASCCVDQALEMIQITQDISGRRSLAINLRIGVHSGEVFAGIIGHTKWQFDTWSKDVDITNHLETTGMPGLVHVSQRTLSMLDEHYVYMDGTEKARNDPILQKAGIRTYLVSSRLPDTVEPGELDNDYSNASVSSYRFSYTGSYEEIQIKAQREMMKEVEQMTVGNCFLYCKRNRSSKQKAASEEYMFNKRIHLIPGVFRRWKTEWAFHNQPDLMMKYTLLVMFCAGLAILTINWIENANYFDLYVMLGILLLLLILCFLAVFKKLRRQCKRLTPMSQPSFFLSRWLLRISERIEDSLFVRVPLTVLVLLLLYVMSSLAVFSCDVAKLELGIIDAHLHNEKSYAECFGPWTVTYSVVIVLSLLFIILGCPLLIKMTVGLLILGLHLGTIHLYYGFAFERSETTDLNLKADYAHTWYLVAFFIILVLRERHINYLKKASYFMRVCYEETHKQTDDKLRSIKIIMANILPSHVAEVYKVRRPNDQLYSETFSKVAVMFASIENFNADTAGLRILHEIICCFDDLLVNYQMRYKIEKIKVMGWTYMAACGLEADHYADFSIDIPVKRPEADSEARRSADCAFW, encoded by the exons AAGAAGTGTCGAGTTCTCCGCTTGGAGACGGCGTGTTCTCGTCTTCGGGAGATGGCAATGATATCGAATGTGGGGCGAATAATGTGGCACATTGAACTGCTGATGATCATCCACATTATTCTGATACTCTCGTTAGCCAGG GACGTTGTACTGGTGTCATTGCTTCCCTACTTTGTGGTAATGGTATTCACTCCCTTTATTATGATAGGCAGCATGCAGGATGACGTTTCCTCCACGATGCATAAGGTCATCTCTTGGTTAATGGCTTCTTTTCTAACATTTATGG ACATTTTTTCGGACCTCCTGGGAGCCCTCCACCGCGGGGCAGCCTATCCCATAGTGCCCAACTATGATCACGTGGTGCTGCTCTGTATCTACATGGCTCTACCCATTGCCTTCTTTAAGGTCTACTCGGCATACGTCCTGGGTTTTTTGGTTTCCTTGGCTTACTTCTGCTTCGTTTTCTACATGCAGTACCGCAACGATCAAGTTTCGTTTGCCCTGCTCGTCTCCTATGCTATATACCTGTTTATTCTTAACttaatattttcgttttttactGTTCTTCGGGACTACGGTCTTAGACGTTCGATACTGAGTCGCTACCAGTTGGTTTACCAAAACATTGTCTATAAG ACTGTAATGAAAAAGGAAAAGGCTCTGTTGGAGTCGATCCTTCCTCGCAGAATGGTTCGTACTCTGCAGGAGGAAATCTGCAACCGTATCGAAGATCAGGATAAGAGTATCGCTCCCCTCATGTCTACTTCAAG AAAACTCTTCTTGGAGCCCTACCCAGAGGTTACCATTTTAGTGGCTGACATGGTCAACTACACGCATTTGACTACTACCCTGGAGGCACCGCAGCTCGTGGAGATCCTGCACGACCTTTTTGTTAACTTTGACTTGGCTGCGAACCGCAACAGGGCGATGCGGATTAAGTTCCTGGGAGATGCCTACAACTGTGTGGCGGGCATCCCCAACTACTTTCCCGCCCACGCCTCCTGCTGCGTGGATCAGGCCTTGGAGATGATCCAAATCACCCAGGACATTAGCGGCAGGCGTAGCCTGGCCATCAATCTGCGGATCGGGGTGCACTCGGGAGAGGTATTCGCGGGCATCATTGGGCACACCAAGTGGCAGTTCGATACCTGGTCCAAGGACGTGGACATCACCAATCACCTGGAGACTACCGGTATGCCGGGACTGGTGCACGTCTCCCAACGGACACTAAGCATGCTGGACGAGCACTATGTTTACATGGATGGAACCGAGAAGGCTAGGAATGATCCCATCCTGCAGAAAGCTGGAATCCGCACCTATCTGGTCAGCAGCCGACTGCCCGATACAGTGGAACCTGGCGAGCTGGACAATGACTACAGCAACGCCTCCGTATCATCATATCGCTTCAGCTACACCGGATCCTACGAGGAGATCCAGATCAAGGCGCAGCGCGAGATGATGAAGGAGGTGGAGCAAATGACGGTGGGCAACTGTTTCCTCTACTGCAAGCGGAACAGGTCCAGCAAGCAGAAGGCCGCCAGCGAGGAGTACATGTTCAATAAGAGGATCCACCTCATCCCGGGCGTATTCCGTCGCTGGAAGACCGAGTGGGCTTTCCACAACCAGCCCGATCTGATGATGAAGTACACCCTGCTTGTAATGTTCTGCGCCGGACTGGCTATACTAACCATCAACTGGATCGAAAA TGCGAACTATTTCGACCTCTATGTCATGCTTGGAATACTTCTCCTACTGCTGATCCTATGTTTCCTTGCTGTTTTTAAGAAACTGAGGCGGCAATGCAAAAGACTTACGCCCATGTCGCAGCCCTCATTTTTCTTAAGCCGCTGGCTCCTCAGGATCTCGGAGCGCATAGAGGATTCCCTGTTCGTAAGGGTTCCATTGACCGTTCTAGTACTGCTGCTTCTCTACGTCATGTCCTCGCTGGCAGTG TTTTCCTGTGATGTGGCCAAGTTAGAGCTGGGTATTATTGATGCCCACCTGCACAACGAAAAGTCCTATGCCGAATGCTTTGGACCCTGG ACGGTGACTTATTCAGTGGTCATTGTGCTTAGTCTGTTATTTATCATCCTGGGTTGCCCGCTTTTAATCAAGATGACCGTCGGTCTTCTCATCCTGGGGCTCCATCTGGGCACCATCCACCTGTACTATGGATTCGCCTTCGAGCGCTCGGAGACTACTGATCTGAACCTGAAAGCGGACTACGCCCACACCTGGTACCTGGTGGCCTTCTTCATTATTCTAGTATTGCGAGAGCGTCACATCAACTATCTCAAGAAGGCTTCCTATTT CATGCGAGTGTGTTACGAGGAGACCCACAAACAGACCGATGACAAGTTGCGCTCCATCAAGATCATTATGGCCAACATCCTGCCTTCCCACGTGGCCGAGGTGTACAAGGTGCGCCGACCCAATGATCAGCTCTACTCCGAGACCTTCTCCAAGGTGGCCGTGATGTTCGCCTCCATCGAGAACTTCAATGCGGACACGGCGGGTCTGCGTATTCTGCACGAGATCATCTGCTGCTTCGATGACCTTCTGGTCAACTACCAGATGAGGTACAAGATCGAGAAGATCAAGGTCATGGGTTGGACATACATGGCAGCCTGCGGTCTCGAGGCGGACCACTACGCCGACTTCTCGATTGACATCCCAGTCAAGCGACCCGAAGCAGACTCGGAGGCGAGGCGCAG TGCTGACTGTGCATTTTGGTAG
- the LOC108035396 gene encoding plasma membrane ascorbate-dependent reductase CYBRD1 isoform X2: MLFSLGSGKANMDPALINFKVLYVLTQLCGLTMIVLVGTWIGQHFGGLGGTANPGLEFNWHPLFMTIGFIYLYGNSILIYRGFRTTRKKTLKLTHAGIHMAAFILTVIALKTVFDSHNLPTPPIPNMYSLHSWLGLSAVIIFSLQYVAGFVAFLAPGLRENYRIAMMPLHIYFGLFGFVLAIASALMGITEKAIFAIKSPAYSTLPPAGVLANVIGVLYVVFGALVVYLATEPAYKRKPIPEDTALLNSSSANE; the protein is encoded by the exons ATGCTGTTCTCGCTGG GCAGTGGCAAGGCCAACATGGATCCGGCGCTGATCAACTTTAAGGTGCTCTATGTGCTGACCCAGCTGTGCGGCCTGACGATGATCGTCCTGGTGGGCACCTGGATTGGCCagcactttggcggtctcggGGGAACCGCCAATCCCGGCCTGGAGTTCAACTGGCATCCGCTGTTCATGACCATAGGTTTCATCTACCTATACGGCAATT CCATTCTGATCTACCGTGGCTTCCGCACCACTCGCAAGAAGACTCTGAAGCTCACCCACGCCGGCATCCACATGGCCGCCTTTATTCTGACGGTGATTGCGCTGAAGACAGTCTTCGATTCCCACAACTTGCCCACTCCACCGATACCCAACATGTACTCCCTGCACTCGTGGCTGGGTCTTTCGGCGGTGATCATCTTCTCGCTGCAGTATGTGGCCGGATTTGTGGCCTTCCTGGCACCCGGTCTAAGGGAGAACTACAGGATCGCCATGATGCCGCTGCACATCTACTTCGGTCTCTTTGGCTTTGTGCTGGCCATTGCGAGTGCCCTGATGGGCATCACCGAGAAGGCCATCTTCGCCAT CAAAAGTCCGGCGTATTCCACTCTGCCACCGGCTGGTGTGCTGGCCAACGTGATCGGAGTGCTGTATGTGGTGTTTGGAGCCCTCGTTGTCTACCTGGCCACTGAGCCCGCCTACAAGCGAAAGCCCATTCCCGAGGACACGGCCCTGCTTAACTCCAGTTCTGCCAACGAATAA
- the LOC108035396 gene encoding plasma membrane ascorbate-dependent reductase CYBRD1 isoform X1 — MSKDADVEQAVKPEAGAVQVEPAIPEEPPQATAPTTVSTTTTVIAVTNGDKPLEVTPPPGATAASAAPAAAEQPATTIAGIELATPTMAAMPSPSSTGSGKANMDPALINFKVLYVLTQLCGLTMIVLVGTWIGQHFGGLGGTANPGLEFNWHPLFMTIGFIYLYGNSILIYRGFRTTRKKTLKLTHAGIHMAAFILTVIALKTVFDSHNLPTPPIPNMYSLHSWLGLSAVIIFSLQYVAGFVAFLAPGLRENYRIAMMPLHIYFGLFGFVLAIASALMGITEKAIFAIKSPAYSTLPPAGVLANVIGVLYVVFGALVVYLATEPAYKRKPIPEDTALLNSSSANE, encoded by the exons ATGTCGAAGGACGCGGACGTGGAGCAGGCTGTCAAGCCGGAGGCGGGTGCCGTCCAGGTGGAGCCGGCGATCCCCGAGGAGCCGCCACAGGCGACCGCCCCCACGACGGTGTCCACGACAACCACTGTGATCGCGGTGACGAATGGGGACAAGCCCCTGGAAGTGACGCCTCCGCCAGGAGCAACTGCAGCGAGCGCCgcacctgcagcagcagaGCAACCGGCCACCACCATTGCTGGCATTGAATTGGCCACTCCAACGATGGCGGCAATGCCATCGCCATCGTCAACAG GCAGTGGCAAGGCCAACATGGATCCGGCGCTGATCAACTTTAAGGTGCTCTATGTGCTGACCCAGCTGTGCGGCCTGACGATGATCGTCCTGGTGGGCACCTGGATTGGCCagcactttggcggtctcggGGGAACCGCCAATCCCGGCCTGGAGTTCAACTGGCATCCGCTGTTCATGACCATAGGTTTCATCTACCTATACGGCAATT CCATTCTGATCTACCGTGGCTTCCGCACCACTCGCAAGAAGACTCTGAAGCTCACCCACGCCGGCATCCACATGGCCGCCTTTATTCTGACGGTGATTGCGCTGAAGACAGTCTTCGATTCCCACAACTTGCCCACTCCACCGATACCCAACATGTACTCCCTGCACTCGTGGCTGGGTCTTTCGGCGGTGATCATCTTCTCGCTGCAGTATGTGGCCGGATTTGTGGCCTTCCTGGCACCCGGTCTAAGGGAGAACTACAGGATCGCCATGATGCCGCTGCACATCTACTTCGGTCTCTTTGGCTTTGTGCTGGCCATTGCGAGTGCCCTGATGGGCATCACCGAGAAGGCCATCTTCGCCAT CAAAAGTCCGGCGTATTCCACTCTGCCACCGGCTGGTGTGCTGGCCAACGTGATCGGAGTGCTGTATGTGGTGTTTGGAGCCCTCGTTGTCTACCTGGCCACTGAGCCCGCCTACAAGCGAAAGCCCATTCCCGAGGACACGGCCCTGCTTAACTCCAGTTCTGCCAACGAATAA
- the LOC108035396 gene encoding plasma membrane ascorbate-dependent reductase CYBRD1 isoform X3, translated as MDPALINFKVLYVLTQLCGLTMIVLVGTWIGQHFGGLGGTANPGLEFNWHPLFMTIGFIYLYGNSILIYRGFRTTRKKTLKLTHAGIHMAAFILTVIALKTVFDSHNLPTPPIPNMYSLHSWLGLSAVIIFSLQYVAGFVAFLAPGLRENYRIAMMPLHIYFGLFGFVLAIASALMGITEKAIFAIKSPAYSTLPPAGVLANVIGVLYVVFGALVVYLATEPAYKRKPIPEDTALLNSSSANE; from the exons ATGGATCCGGCGCTGATCAACTTTAAGGTGCTCTATGTGCTGACCCAGCTGTGCGGCCTGACGATGATCGTCCTGGTGGGCACCTGGATTGGCCagcactttggcggtctcggGGGAACCGCCAATCCCGGCCTGGAGTTCAACTGGCATCCGCTGTTCATGACCATAGGTTTCATCTACCTATACGGCAATT CCATTCTGATCTACCGTGGCTTCCGCACCACTCGCAAGAAGACTCTGAAGCTCACCCACGCCGGCATCCACATGGCCGCCTTTATTCTGACGGTGATTGCGCTGAAGACAGTCTTCGATTCCCACAACTTGCCCACTCCACCGATACCCAACATGTACTCCCTGCACTCGTGGCTGGGTCTTTCGGCGGTGATCATCTTCTCGCTGCAGTATGTGGCCGGATTTGTGGCCTTCCTGGCACCCGGTCTAAGGGAGAACTACAGGATCGCCATGATGCCGCTGCACATCTACTTCGGTCTCTTTGGCTTTGTGCTGGCCATTGCGAGTGCCCTGATGGGCATCACCGAGAAGGCCATCTTCGCCAT CAAAAGTCCGGCGTATTCCACTCTGCCACCGGCTGGTGTGCTGGCCAACGTGATCGGAGTGCTGTATGTGGTGTTTGGAGCCCTCGTTGTCTACCTGGCCACTGAGCCCGCCTACAAGCGAAAGCCCATTCCCGAGGACACGGCCCTGCTTAACTCCAGTTCTGCCAACGAATAA
- the LOC108035323 gene encoding elongator complex protein 5, which translates to MLSNLLVTKQKLVLVIDKLNRERIAPKFIGSLLHEQGQGTETIKALPTGVSLKLVATFEALLSECANQNNNNNTPAGEAGDLDAGTPGSGAGKPAGFNVILPTLADLLCYQSPAFIFGFLNRLRRSEHVRRVFLWASPQHLQHPHAEYILAGCEYLAELVLRLETDKQLSLISRKPGGGVTNRRFACQISKTEFQVTPLDEGQPAGASPKQSSPEAEQTPEPASSTFKIELDEDEVVARNALTLPYERTSEPTEGNIIYTPDADDDFDEEDPDEDLCI; encoded by the exons ATGCTCTCCAACCTGCTGGTGACCAAACAAAAGCTGGTCCTCGTAATAG ATAAGCTAAATCGGGAGCGCATTGCCCCCAAGTTCATCGGCAGCCTGCTGCACGAGCAGGGCCAGGGGACGGAGACCATCAAGGCCCTGCCCACCGGCGTCAGCCTCAAGCTCGTGGCCACCTTCGAGGCGCTGCTCTCGGAGTGCGCCaaccaaaacaacaacaacaacacgcCGGCGGGAGAGGCCGGCGACCTGGATGCGGGCACTCCGGGCTCAGGAGCAGGAAAGCCCGCCGGTTTCAACGTCATCCTGCCCACACTGGCCGACCTGCTGTGCTACCAGTCGCCCGCCTTCATCTTTGGCTTCCTCAACCGCCTGCGTCGTTCGGAGCACGTGCGTCGTGTGTTCCTCTGGGCCTCCCCGCAGCACCTGCAGCATCCGCATGCGGAGTACATCCTGGCTGGCTGCGAGTACCTGGCGGAGTTGGTCCTTCGCCTGGAGACGGACAAGCAACTATCGCTGATATCGCGTAAACCCGGTGGCGGAGTGACCAACAGGCGCTTCGCCTGCCAGATCAGCAAGACCGAGTTCCAGGTGACGCCGCTGGACGAAGGACAGCCCGCAGGAGCCTCACCCAAACAGTCTTCCCCGGAGGCGGAGCAAACCCCAGAGCCGGCCAGCAGCACCTTCAAAATCGAGCTCGACGAGGACGAGGTGGTGGCCCGCAATGCACTCACCCTGCCATACGAACG CACCAGCGAGCCGACCGAGGGCAACATTATATACACACCCGATGCCGACGACGACTTCGACGAGGAGGATCCGGACGAGGATCTGTGCATCTAG